From Candidatus Zixiibacteriota bacterium, a single genomic window includes:
- the rsmA gene encoding 16S rRNA (adenine(1518)-N(6)/adenine(1519)-N(6))-dimethyltransferase RsmA, which translates to MPKYPDKLRRASGGKPKLRARRSLSQNFLIDGAIADRMASALPVKPGERIYEIGAGKGFLTERLVAMGAECRIVEKDRRMVGMLHKKFKRTSTVTIFHADVLSLPPEAEPPAESWLYGNLPFGIGHRILQWAVARSGCWRGAVVTLQREVVRRLLAQPGDPGRGSVSVWFQAHASGVRLFDIPPRAFYPPPRVTSTVMSIDFKPETPELAGLEGIDFIVQIAFAQPRKILANNFAHDSRIPAETLNRLRKDCPDLLAKRAQELETADFARLAHVLRAHQDVA; encoded by the coding sequence ATGCCGAAATATCCCGACAAACTTAGGCGCGCATCCGGCGGTAAACCCAAGCTGCGGGCGCGGCGTTCGCTGTCACAGAATTTTCTGATCGATGGCGCCATCGCCGACCGGATGGCATCGGCTTTGCCGGTCAAACCGGGAGAGCGAATTTATGAGATCGGTGCGGGAAAGGGGTTCCTTACCGAGCGGCTTGTCGCCATGGGCGCGGAGTGCCGCATAGTCGAAAAAGACCGTCGCATGGTCGGCATGCTGCACAAGAAATTCAAGCGCACATCCACAGTGACGATCTTTCACGCCGACGTACTCAGTTTGCCCCCGGAAGCCGAGCCGCCGGCAGAGTCGTGGCTCTACGGCAACCTGCCGTTCGGGATCGGCCATCGCATCCTGCAATGGGCGGTCGCACGCAGTGGCTGCTGGCGCGGCGCGGTGGTCACGCTACAACGTGAAGTTGTGCGCCGCCTCTTGGCGCAGCCCGGCGATCCGGGGCGCGGTTCGGTCTCGGTTTGGTTCCAGGCGCACGCGAGCGGTGTGCGCTTGTTCGATATCCCGCCGCGCGCATTTTATCCGCCGCCGCGCGTGACATCCACCGTGATGAGTATCGACTTTAAGCCCGAGACGCCGGAATTGGCGGGCCTGGAGGGAATCGACTTCATCGTTCAGATCGCCTTTGCCCAGCCCAGAAAAATCCTCGCGAATAATTTCGCGCATGACTCGCGCATTCCCGCCGAGACCCTGAACCGGTTGCGTAAAGATTGCCCCGATCTGCTGGCCAAACGAGCTCAGGAGCTTGAGACGGCCGACTTTGCAAGGCTCGCACACGTCCTTCGCGCACATCAGGATGTCGCGTAA
- a CDS encoding TatD family hydrolase — MIDSHAHLNFDAFDSDRDAVVERAHQAGVHTIINIATDFESCERVLELAERYERTYATVGIHPHDAGIWEGSASTKRLMELAQHPKVVAIGEIGLDYYRNLSPPDQQRRAFIEQMAVARDCQLPIVIHNRDAFDDIFALVLKSGTPSLGGVFHCFSESPQTARQVIDLGFHVSVNGIVTFKNATMSEVARTVRLDRMLLETDCPFLAPHPHRARRNEPSYIPLVAAHIATLRGIDVTDVEAQTDANVRRLFRLGD; from the coding sequence ATGATCGACTCTCACGCGCATCTGAACTTCGATGCGTTCGATTCCGACCGCGACGCCGTGGTCGAGCGCGCCCATCAAGCGGGTGTGCACACGATCATCAACATCGCCACAGATTTCGAATCCTGCGAACGGGTGCTCGAACTCGCGGAGCGCTACGAGCGCACCTACGCCACGGTCGGCATTCACCCGCACGACGCCGGGATTTGGGAGGGCAGCGCGTCGACAAAACGCCTGATGGAGTTGGCGCAGCACCCCAAAGTCGTCGCCATCGGGGAGATTGGGTTGGACTACTATCGCAATCTCTCGCCGCCCGACCAACAACGGCGCGCGTTCATCGAGCAGATGGCCGTCGCGCGCGACTGCCAATTGCCGATTGTCATTCACAACCGCGACGCCTTCGACGACATATTCGCGCTTGTCTTAAAGTCGGGGACGCCGTCGCTGGGGGGTGTTTTCCACTGTTTCAGCGAATCGCCCCAAACGGCACGGCAGGTGATCGACCTGGGCTTCCATGTTTCCGTCAACGGCATCGTGACATTTAAGAACGCAACGATGTCCGAAGTCGCGCGCACGGTTCGCCTCGACCGCATGCTGCTGGAGACCGACTGCCCGTTCCTGGCACCGCATCCGCATCGGGCCAGGCGAAACGAACCGTCGTACATTCCCCTCGTGGCCGCCCATATCGCAACGCTGCGTGGGATTGACGTCACCGACGTCGAAGCACAGACCGATGCGAATGTGCGCCGGCTCTTTCGATTGGGCGACTAA
- the metG gene encoding methionine--tRNA ligase encodes MPGTSSQRPIYITTPIYYVNDKPHIGHAYTTIVADYLTRAHRLLGRDAYFLTGTDEHGARIAEIARKNKMTPQEWCDRHSEAFKRTWERLGIQYDQFIRTTDERHVRGVQSMLERMHRAKGPDGLPVLYEGVYEGLYCLGCEKFITEKELVDGKCPEHLTTPEKLSEKNYFFRLTAYLTQVEGMIRDGTIRVLPDERRREVLGLFRQGLEDFSASREKVDWGVPLPFDPSQNAYVWVDALPNYITAIGYGDDRTSFDRRWTNGHVVHLMAKDILKFHAVYWPAMLLSIGEKPPDTIFIHGYFTVNGQKMSKSLGNAIDPHAMVERFGPDGARHLLLTQFPFGQDGDVKEEEFVRQFNADLANDLGNLVSRTVTLIQRHYDGQRPSENAPDKLDAELRDAVARAVQSFETAIDNLSPNDGITAGLNLARLCNRYMEQARPWALAKQNQMSRLGAVLNTAAETIRVATLLLSPVLPDKSRQILRTLGFKKPESELNRASLNGWDRCPGPFKLQDDQPIFPRMDKTTPTPPAADAPAMTQTDLHITFDTFKGVQLRTAEVIAAAKHPEADKLLVLQLAVGVERRQIVAGIAQHYKPEELVGKSIVIVANLKPAKIRGVESNGMLLAASHDGTLRLLTTDGPLPSGSGIG; translated from the coding sequence ATGCCCGGGACATCCTCACAGCGTCCGATCTACATCACGACGCCGATTTACTACGTCAACGACAAGCCGCATATCGGCCACGCCTATACGACGATCGTCGCCGATTATCTGACTCGCGCGCATCGGCTGCTGGGACGTGATGCGTACTTTTTGACCGGCACGGATGAACACGGCGCGCGCATCGCCGAAATCGCGCGCAAGAATAAGATGACGCCGCAAGAGTGGTGCGACCGACACAGTGAGGCATTCAAGCGCACATGGGAACGGCTCGGCATCCAGTACGACCAGTTCATCCGTACGACCGATGAGCGCCATGTGCGCGGTGTGCAGTCCATGCTCGAACGAATGCACCGCGCCAAGGGACCGGATGGACTTCCGGTGCTATACGAGGGCGTGTACGAGGGGCTCTACTGTCTCGGCTGCGAGAAGTTCATCACGGAGAAAGAACTGGTCGACGGCAAGTGCCCGGAGCATTTGACCACCCCCGAGAAACTGAGCGAGAAGAATTACTTTTTCCGGCTGACCGCGTATCTGACACAAGTCGAAGGAATGATCCGCGACGGTACGATTCGCGTTCTGCCCGATGAACGCCGACGCGAAGTGCTCGGACTCTTCCGGCAGGGGCTGGAAGACTTTTCCGCATCGCGGGAGAAAGTCGACTGGGGGGTGCCGCTGCCGTTTGACCCGTCGCAAAACGCCTATGTCTGGGTCGACGCGCTGCCGAATTACATTACCGCCATCGGGTACGGCGATGATCGCACGTCGTTCGACCGTCGGTGGACCAATGGCCATGTCGTGCATCTGATGGCCAAAGACATCCTGAAGTTTCATGCCGTCTACTGGCCGGCGATGCTCTTGTCCATCGGCGAGAAACCGCCCGACACGATCTTCATCCACGGATATTTCACGGTCAACGGCCAGAAGATGAGCAAGTCGCTGGGGAACGCCATCGACCCGCATGCGATGGTCGAGCGATTCGGACCCGACGGCGCGCGTCACCTGTTGCTGACGCAGTTCCCGTTCGGTCAGGACGGGGATGTCAAAGAGGAAGAGTTCGTGCGGCAGTTCAATGCCGACTTGGCCAACGATCTGGGCAATCTCGTGTCACGCACAGTCACGCTGATTCAACGTCACTACGACGGACAGCGCCCGTCCGAGAACGCTCCGGACAAACTCGATGCCGAGTTGCGCGACGCTGTTGCACGGGCGGTGCAATCCTTTGAAACCGCCATCGACAACTTGTCGCCCAACGATGGAATCACTGCCGGACTGAATCTGGCCCGCCTGTGCAACAGGTATATGGAACAGGCGCGGCCGTGGGCGCTGGCGAAGCAGAATCAGATGTCGCGTCTCGGTGCGGTGCTTAACACCGCCGCCGAGACAATACGAGTCGCGACGCTGCTGCTCTCGCCGGTACTTCCCGACAAGTCACGACAAATCCTTCGCACACTCGGTTTTAAGAAACCGGAGAGTGAACTGAACCGCGCATCGCTCAACGGCTGGGACCGCTGTCCCGGTCCGTTCAAACTACAGGACGACCAACCCATCTTTCCGCGCATGGACAAAACGACACCGACTCCGCCGGCTGCCGATGCCCCGGCAATGACACAGACCGACCTGCACATTACATTCGACACGTTCAAGGGTGTGCAGCTCCGCACCGCCGAGGTCATCGCGGCGGCGAAACATCCCGAAGCCGACAAACTGCTCGTGCTTCAATTGGCGGTCGGCGTTGAGCGTAGGCAGATCGTCGCCGGAATCGCGCAGCACTACAAACCCGAGGAGTTGGTCGGCAAGTCGATCGTGATCGTGGCCAATCTCAAACCTGCAAAGATTCGTGGGGTCGAATCCAACGGCATGCTGCTGGCAGCATCTCACGACGGCACGCTGCGCCTGCTGACCACTGACGGCCCGCTTCCTTCCGGCTCCGGCATCGGCTGA
- the ricT gene encoding regulatory iron-sulfur-containing complex subunit RicT, whose translation MNRPSVYVVEFKGSRKEYYRDPYLLPIGNGDFVIVQVERGEDIGRILLKLEPAKESTADIRPLPILRIANDDELARDAENRRRELDARSECIRMAAEHGLNMKVVDAEWQFDGNKMTFYFTAEKRVDFRRLVKDLAGVYKTRIELRQIGARDEARRVGGIGPCGFEQCCTMFLKEFEPITTQLARDQGLSLNPAKISGNCGRLLCCLRYESTYYKEAMRQFPDPGQSWQTADGAGTISDVNVLRDRMTVRLPDGRREHVTLDEIRQSKGKPESWFE comes from the coding sequence GTGAACAGACCGTCTGTCTACGTGGTCGAGTTTAAGGGATCCCGTAAAGAGTATTACCGCGATCCCTACCTGCTGCCGATCGGCAACGGCGACTTCGTCATCGTGCAGGTCGAGCGCGGAGAGGACATCGGACGCATCCTGCTCAAACTCGAACCGGCGAAGGAATCAACCGCCGACATCCGGCCGCTGCCGATCCTCCGCATCGCCAACGACGATGAGTTGGCGCGCGACGCCGAAAACCGTCGCCGAGAACTGGACGCACGCAGCGAGTGCATCCGCATGGCGGCCGAGCACGGGCTGAACATGAAAGTCGTCGATGCCGAGTGGCAATTCGACGGAAACAAAATGACGTTCTACTTCACCGCCGAGAAGCGCGTCGACTTCCGCCGATTGGTCAAGGACCTGGCGGGCGTTTACAAGACACGCATCGAATTGCGCCAGATCGGCGCGCGCGACGAAGCGCGGCGGGTCGGCGGCATCGGACCGTGCGGCTTCGAACAGTGCTGCACCATGTTTCTCAAGGAATTCGAACCGATCACGACACAACTGGCACGCGATCAGGGGTTATCGCTGAATCCGGCCAAGATCTCCGGCAACTGCGGGCGTCTCTTGTGCTGCCTGCGGTACGAGAGCACCTATTATAAGGAAGCGATGCGGCAGTTTCCCGATCCGGGACAAAGCTGGCAGACGGCGGACGGCGCCGGGACGATCAGCGATGTCAATGTCCTGCGCGACCGCATGACCGTACGACTGCCCGACGGCCGCCGAGAGCATGTTACGCTCGATGAGATTCGCCAATCCAAGGGCAAGCCCGAATCGTGGTTTGAGTAG
- the rho gene encoding transcription termination factor Rho — protein MDILELKAKTISELLEIAEQLEIPGVSGLRKQELIFKILEANTEKDGLIFAEGVLEILEEGYGFLRSPDYNYLPGPDDIYVSPSQIKRFDLRTGDTVSGQVRPPKETERYFALLKIEAVNFENPDVAKHKTLFDNLTPLYPETKFNLEVDPKDLSTRIIDLLTPVGRGQRGLITSPPKAGKTIILQKIANSITANHPDVKLMVLLIDERPEEVTDMKRSVKGEVISSTFDESAERHVQVADMVIEKAKRLVEHKQDVVILLDSITRLARAHNAVVPHSGKILSGGVDANALQRPKRFFGAARNIEEGGSLTIVATALIETGSRMDEVIFEEFKGTGNMELVLDRRLSNRRIFPAIDLTRSSTRKEELLLSEDTLGKIWVLRKFLSDMNPVEGMEFLSDRMRKTKNNEKFLESMKS, from the coding sequence ATGGACATTCTTGAACTCAAAGCTAAGACCATCTCCGAACTGCTGGAGATCGCCGAGCAACTGGAGATTCCCGGTGTCTCGGGGCTGCGCAAGCAGGAGCTGATCTTCAAAATCCTCGAAGCCAACACCGAAAAGGACGGCCTGATCTTCGCCGAGGGGGTCTTGGAGATCCTCGAAGAGGGGTACGGGTTTTTGCGATCCCCCGACTACAATTACCTGCCCGGCCCCGACGACATCTATGTCTCACCGTCGCAGATCAAACGTTTCGATCTGCGCACCGGCGATACGGTTTCGGGACAGGTCCGGCCCCCCAAGGAAACCGAGCGTTACTTTGCGCTGCTGAAAATCGAAGCGGTCAACTTCGAAAACCCCGATGTCGCCAAGCACAAGACGCTCTTCGACAACCTGACGCCGTTGTATCCGGAAACGAAATTCAATCTCGAAGTCGACCCCAAAGACCTTTCGACCCGGATCATCGACTTGCTCACGCCGGTCGGACGCGGCCAGCGCGGGCTGATTACGTCGCCCCCGAAAGCGGGCAAGACCATCATACTGCAGAAGATCGCCAACTCGATTACCGCCAATCACCCCGATGTCAAGCTGATGGTGCTGTTGATCGACGAACGCCCCGAGGAAGTCACCGACATGAAGCGCTCGGTCAAAGGCGAGGTCATTTCCTCGACCTTCGATGAATCGGCCGAACGCCATGTGCAGGTCGCCGACATGGTGATCGAAAAAGCCAAGCGCTTGGTCGAGCACAAACAGGATGTGGTGATTCTGCTGGATTCGATCACGCGCCTGGCGCGCGCTCACAACGCGGTGGTGCCGCACTCCGGCAAAATTCTCTCCGGCGGCGTCGATGCCAATGCCCTGCAGCGCCCCAAGCGGTTCTTCGGCGCGGCGCGCAATATCGAGGAGGGCGGATCGCTCACCATCGTGGCGACCGCGCTCATCGAGACCGGCTCGCGCATGGACGAAGTCATCTTCGAGGAATTCAAGGGCACCGGCAACATGGAACTGGTGCTGGATCGACGTCTGTCGAACCGGCGCATCTTCCCGGCGATCGACCTGACGCGCTCGTCGACCCGCAAAGAGGAATTGCTGCTGTCCGAGGACACGTTGGGCAAAATCTGGGTGCTGCGGAAGTTCCTCTCCGACATGAACCCGGTGGAGGGGATGGAATTCTTAAGCGACCGCATGCGGAAGACCAAGAACAACGAGAAGTTTCTCGAATCGATGAAATCATAA
- the rsfS gene encoding ribosome silencing factor, whose product MAREKKAYAIRIIDLRKHSSVTDFFVLCSVDAEVQARAVANHITEKLREHDTRPWHTEGYGESGWILMDFVDVVVHIFLPKLREFYSLEKLWGDAPTRALPDD is encoded by the coding sequence TTGGCCCGCGAGAAGAAGGCATATGCCATCCGCATCATTGACCTGCGAAAGCACTCATCGGTCACGGACTTCTTCGTCCTCTGTTCGGTTGACGCCGAGGTTCAGGCAAGGGCCGTGGCCAACCACATCACCGAAAAGCTCCGAGAACACGACACCCGCCCGTGGCACACGGAGGGGTATGGAGAAAGCGGTTGGATCCTGATGGACTTCGTCGATGTGGTCGTACACATCTTCCTTCCGAAGCTCCGGGAGTTTTATTCGCTCGAAAAGCTCTGGGGGGATGCGCCGACGCGGGCACTGCCGGATGATTGA
- a CDS encoding LytR C-terminal domain-containing protein: MLELGIIVATVLVSVFVFSFSTRLGYSGSETQEPPVVVRVQVLNGCGRPGLARRVSDRLAELSVGRMRFDVVDIGNYDRTTIRESFAINRQLVPSQARDIVRALQLGDCAIQDNSGANDLGVDLTIVLGSETVEPQPPTAQTTER, translated from the coding sequence TTGCTGGAACTGGGCATCATCGTCGCCACGGTCTTAGTCAGTGTCTTTGTCTTTTCGTTCTCGACGCGCCTGGGGTATTCCGGATCGGAGACCCAGGAGCCGCCGGTCGTCGTACGGGTGCAGGTGCTCAACGGCTGTGGACGGCCAGGTTTGGCCCGCCGTGTGAGCGATCGGCTGGCCGAGCTATCGGTCGGACGGATGCGTTTTGATGTCGTCGACATCGGCAATTACGACCGCACGACGATCCGTGAGAGCTTCGCGATCAATCGTCAACTGGTCCCGAGCCAGGCGCGCGACATCGTGCGGGCGCTGCAACTCGGCGACTGCGCTATTCAGGACAACAGCGGCGCCAACGATCTCGGCGTCGATCTAACCATCGTATTGGGCTCCGAGACAGTCGAGCCGCAGCCGCCGACGGCACAAACCACCGAACGGTGA
- a CDS encoding NTP transferase domain-containing protein, producing MPDQTNAPVAAVVLAAGLGKRMGVETPKVMLHWHGKPLVRWVVTALRGAGIGKIIMVIGHHGELVEREFFADPVEFVWQQERLGTAHAVRQAEGVLRLFRGHVLVALGDVPRLTGRTVASLIAAHLKEDAAATILTAEVPDPTGYGRVVRAEDGSVERIVEHRDADETTRAIREINAGLMCFRCEGLWQLLSRVEANNAQKEFYLTDAIGLLREEGRKVVAHRTANYLEVFGVNTPEELRSLE from the coding sequence ATGCCAGATCAAACCAACGCCCCGGTCGCTGCTGTCGTTCTGGCGGCCGGCTTGGGCAAACGTATGGGAGTCGAGACCCCCAAGGTCATGTTGCACTGGCACGGCAAGCCGCTGGTGCGCTGGGTTGTCACTGCGCTGCGCGGCGCCGGGATCGGGAAGATCATCATGGTCATCGGGCATCACGGCGAGCTGGTCGAACGGGAGTTCTTCGCCGATCCGGTCGAGTTTGTCTGGCAGCAGGAGCGGTTGGGCACCGCGCACGCGGTGCGCCAGGCGGAAGGAGTGCTCAGATTGTTCCGCGGGCACGTTCTGGTCGCCCTGGGCGATGTCCCAAGGTTGACCGGACGAACAGTCGCATCGCTGATCGCGGCTCATCTCAAAGAAGACGCGGCCGCGACGATTCTGACCGCCGAGGTTCCCGATCCGACCGGGTATGGCCGCGTCGTGCGCGCCGAAGACGGCAGCGTCGAACGGATCGTCGAACATCGTGACGCCGACGAGACCACGCGTGCCATCCGAGAGATCAACGCGGGGCTGATGTGCTTCCGCTGCGAAGGGCTCTGGCAGCTTCTGAGCCGGGTCGAAGCCAACAATGCGCAAAAGGAGTTTTATCTCACCGACGCCATCGGCTTGCTGCGAGAGGAGGGCAGGAAAGTCGTCGCCCATCGTACCGCCAACTACCTTGAGGTGTTCGGCGTCAACACCCCCGAAGAGCTTAGGTCGTTGGAATAG
- the panD gene encoding aspartate 1-decarboxylase, protein MLIQVCRAKIHRACVTGAELAYEGSIAISTDLLAVSGIRIHERVQVVNLNNGERFETYVIAGKPGEVCLNGPAARLGVVGDEVIIIAYGFLDTEGAVPEPTIIHVDAQNRQRQ, encoded by the coding sequence ATGTTGATCCAAGTCTGCCGCGCCAAGATTCACCGCGCCTGCGTCACCGGCGCCGAATTGGCCTACGAAGGATCGATCGCAATCAGCACCGATCTGCTCGCCGTGTCCGGGATTCGTATCCACGAACGGGTCCAGGTGGTGAATCTCAATAATGGCGAGCGCTTCGAAACGTACGTGATCGCCGGCAAACCGGGCGAAGTGTGTCTCAACGGCCCGGCAGCAAGACTTGGGGTTGTCGGCGACGAGGTCATCATCATTGCGTACGGTTTCCTGGATACCGAAGGAGCGGTTCCCGAACCGACCATCATCCATGTCGACGCGCAAAACCGTCAGCGCCAATAA
- the panC gene encoding pantoate--beta-alanine ligase produces the protein MKIVRSIGGARRAIAQWHTRGESVGLVPTMGALHQGHSSLIRRCRKRAKRTVVSIFVNPTQFSPEEDYKSYPRTWRRDIALCREEGAEIVFAPDVGTMYPDGFETTVRVGSLGDYWEGTSRPGHFDGVATVVLKLFEIIRPDVAVFGQKDYQQTIIIRRLIEDFNLPVGLIVAPTVREPGGLALSSRNVYLGAAERVAAGAISRSLRWAADRIRKGARSSSELARQIRRIVETGGFFTIDYIGFCDPSTLASQRRLNPPVVILIAAKCLAKSAACGRRYIDNIVVR, from the coding sequence GTGAAGATTGTCCGAAGCATCGGGGGGGCGAGACGCGCGATCGCCCAGTGGCACACGCGCGGCGAGAGCGTCGGACTGGTGCCGACAATGGGTGCCCTGCATCAGGGACACAGCTCGTTGATCCGTCGCTGCCGCAAGCGGGCCAAGCGCACGGTCGTATCGATCTTTGTCAATCCGACACAGTTTTCACCGGAGGAAGACTACAAGAGTTACCCGCGCACATGGCGCCGCGACATAGCGCTTTGTCGCGAAGAGGGAGCCGAGATCGTGTTCGCCCCCGATGTCGGGACCATGTATCCCGACGGATTCGAGACCACGGTCCGCGTCGGATCGCTTGGGGATTACTGGGAGGGGACATCCCGACCGGGGCACTTCGACGGCGTCGCCACCGTTGTGTTGAAGCTCTTCGAGATTATCCGGCCCGACGTGGCCGTGTTCGGGCAGAAGGACTATCAGCAGACGATCATCATCCGCCGATTAATTGAGGACTTCAATCTCCCGGTTGGCTTGATCGTCGCACCGACGGTGCGAGAACCCGGTGGACTTGCCCTGTCTTCACGTAACGTCTATCTTGGCGCGGCCGAACGGGTCGCGGCAGGCGCCATCAGCCGGTCTCTGCGTTGGGCGGCGGATCGGATCAGAAAGGGTGCGCGGTCATCGTCGGAATTGGCGCGTCAGATCAGGCGAATCGTGGAAACGGGCGGATTCTTCACGATTGATTATATCGGATTCTGCGACCCGTCCACGCTCGCTTCGCAACGAAGACTGAACCCGCCGGTGGTGATCCTGATCGCCGCGAAATGCCTCGCGAAGAGTGCCGCCTGCGGCCGCCGGTACATCGACAACATCGTTGTTCGCTGA
- a CDS encoding VOC family protein, which translates to MSDAPRLNHLIETVIYAEDLDKAERFYRDVLGLRRFSASAAHRFFAVGHTVLLAFDPRESSVQLNLPQHGTTGSGHFAIQIDPDQYDPWLRHLTSHGVIIEKEHVWPKWSARSIYFRDPAGNAVELITRPAWEENFR; encoded by the coding sequence ATGTCTGATGCTCCACGGCTCAATCATCTCATCGAGACGGTGATCTATGCCGAGGATCTCGACAAAGCCGAGCGATTCTATCGCGATGTGCTGGGCCTGCGGCGGTTTTCGGCCAGTGCCGCGCACCGGTTTTTCGCTGTGGGCCACACAGTGCTCTTGGCCTTCGATCCGCGTGAAAGCTCTGTCCAGCTCAACCTTCCCCAACACGGCACCACCGGCAGCGGGCACTTTGCGATTCAGATCGATCCGGACCAATACGATCCGTGGCTCCGGCATTTGACCTCGCACGGCGTGATCATCGAGAAAGAGCACGTGTGGCCGAAATGGTCGGCGCGCTCGATCTACTTTCGCGACCCGGCGGGGAACGCCGTCGAGTTGATCACGCGTCCGGCGTGGGAAGAAAACTTCCGGTGA
- the panB gene encoding 3-methyl-2-oxobutanoate hydroxymethyltransferase, protein MAQTAMKPRKRAPQSPATDAIQTPPPARVRPVTVQDFVRFKRAGQRIVMLTAYDYYTARLLDEVGLDGVLVGDSANMVFYGEPSTLSITVDQMIYHTRAVSRAMKRGLVVGDMPFMSYQASADDTVRNAGRFLKEGGAAAVKLEGGLPIVPTIKRLIEIGIPVMGHIGLIPQSIHRFGGYAVQGRTEADRQFLEESAEALAESGCFAIVLEGIPGDLAGRITKRISIPTIGIGAGVNCDGQILVTNDLLGLFPDFKPKFVRRYANLHDAAREALTRYCDDVRTQRFPSPDESY, encoded by the coding sequence ATGGCACAAACCGCAATGAAACCGCGCAAGCGCGCGCCGCAATCGCCGGCGACCGACGCGATCCAGACCCCACCGCCTGCGCGCGTCCGACCGGTCACGGTACAGGACTTTGTACGCTTTAAGCGTGCGGGGCAGCGGATCGTCATGCTGACCGCATACGATTACTACACGGCGCGTCTGCTCGATGAGGTCGGCTTGGACGGGGTTCTGGTCGGCGACTCGGCGAACATGGTCTTCTACGGCGAGCCATCGACGCTCTCGATCACGGTCGATCAGATGATCTACCACACGCGTGCGGTCAGCCGTGCGATGAAACGTGGGCTGGTGGTCGGCGATATGCCGTTTATGTCGTATCAGGCGAGCGCCGATGACACGGTGCGCAACGCGGGACGCTTCCTTAAGGAGGGCGGCGCGGCCGCCGTGAAGCTCGAAGGGGGACTGCCGATCGTGCCGACGATCAAGCGGTTGATCGAAATCGGCATCCCGGTCATGGGACACATCGGCCTGATCCCGCAGTCGATTCATCGTTTCGGCGGCTATGCGGTGCAGGGGCGGACCGAAGCGGACCGTCAGTTTCTCGAGGAGTCCGCCGAGGCATTGGCCGAATCCGGATGCTTTGCCATCGTGCTGGAAGGCATCCCCGGCGATCTGGCCGGGCGGATCACCAAACGCATTTCCATTCCCACGATCGGTATCGGCGCGGGCGTCAACTGCGACGGGCAAATCCTGGTGACCAATGATCTGTTGGGACTTTTCCCCGACTTCAAACCGAAGTTCGTGCGCCGTTACGCCAACCTTCACGACGCCGCGCGCGAGGCATTGACACGCTACTGCGACGATGTGCGCACGCAGCGTTTCCCCTCGCCCGACGAATCGTACTGA
- the folK gene encoding 2-amino-4-hydroxy-6-hydroxymethyldihydropteridine diphosphokinase, whose protein sequence is MTGSFMLPRTSLTTAYVGVGSNVGDRAFYLREAFRMLTAAGGIDGMRSSPVYENEPVGEAGPGMFYNCVWEIETDIPPHDLLGRLREIERRLKRSDVRKGPRTIDLDVLLYGSAIVEDIDLIVPHPRMMERAFVLQPLCDLTPDIVHPIIGRTIEQLRNELPGGAVTMRRIDLNLGVGPARVI, encoded by the coding sequence ATGACGGGTTCATTCATGCTTCCACGGACATCTCTGACGACCGCCTATGTCGGCGTCGGCTCCAATGTCGGCGACCGCGCCTTCTATTTGCGAGAGGCGTTCAGGATGCTGACTGCGGCAGGTGGCATTGATGGCATGCGTTCATCGCCGGTGTACGAAAACGAACCGGTCGGCGAGGCGGGGCCGGGTATGTTTTACAACTGCGTATGGGAGATTGAGACCGACATCCCGCCGCACGATCTGCTCGGACGTCTGCGTGAGATTGAGCGGCGATTGAAACGCAGCGATGTCCGCAAAGGGCCGCGCACGATTGATTTGGACGTGTTGTTGTATGGAAGCGCGATCGTCGAGGACATCGATTTGATCGTACCCCATCCCCGCATGATGGAGCGCGCCTTCGTGTTGCAGCCGTTGTGCGACTTGACCCCCGACATCGTTCATCCGATCATCGGTCGCACCATTGAGCAACTGAGGAACGAACTGCCCGGCGGGGCGGTTACTATGCGAAGAATCGACTTGAACTTGGGCGTTGGGCCCGCGCGGGTAATTTGA